The DNA window AAGGGTTTGGTTCCGTACAGGTTGGAGAATAGCACGACCACGACTTGGGAACCCAAGGATAGTACGCAGGGCGCGCCGGTTTGAATTTTGTTCCACGGCCCATTTTCCAACCACTCCGAAGCCGAATTCGGTTGAAGCCGAGCGAATCTGAGTAATTGATTAGCATCCGACGGCTAATTGGGAGCGGGAGGCGTTCGGCGGCGGACTGCAGCGGGCAGCGGCGAGCTAGGGTTTCTAGATTGGGATTTCTAGATTGTTAATAGCTGGCGGTGAGCTAGGTATGtggttcccctccccctccccgtcCCCTTTGGATTTCTAGATTTATGGGTTCTACACTGTGTTAATATGTAATTTTGCCGTTAATCAAATTCGATTCTGTGCGAATTGGATTGTTTGACTTGTTCAACTGTAGATGGCTCCTCCTGGTATGATCAGCAGGAAGAGACAAGCCAAGAGTCGCCTGCCAGCTTCAGATCTTGTTCATTCTCAAGAGTCACACGAAGAGCAAGGAAACAAGTGTTCCCAGAAGGTGATATTGAACTCTCCAATTTCTTTACATTAACCACTTTATATTCTTTCTTTTAACATGTTACAATGACcttgtttttttcttttaaaTGTTACATTAACCTTGTTTTTTTTCTAAAGCAGAGATGTGATATCAATATGAGATCATCACCAAAGTGTGTAGTAGATGCAATAGCGGCCCTCTCACTGGACCAAAAGAATAAGATCAAAGAGTTGGGCTTTGGGGAGCTTCTAAAGTTTAGTTTAGATGGATTTGGAGACCGCTACATGCTAGAATTCCTCATGGACCATACAGACCCAGAAAATATGGAAATTCGAGTGGGGGGAGGAGATAAGAACCTGCCCATCAATGAACACGTAGTACAATGTGTTCTTGGCGTGCCAACTGGAAAGGGAAGAGACACACCAGATTACCCCAACATGGAATCTGAACTTAACAATCTGAGAACGGAGCTTGGTGTCAAGACTGACAAAATTAAAAGCTCTGACCTCATAGCCAAGATCAATGGTGGTGGCACAGACTATTTGACCATCCGTTGCTTTTTTATTCTGTTGTGCTACAAACTTCTGCTCCCTAGTTCACAAAACCATGTTACCGAGCGGGAGGTTGCCCTGACCAAATCACCGAAGGACATTGCAGAGGTGAACTGGGCAAAGGCTGTTGTCGATAACCTCCGTTTGGCAGCCCGCAAGTGGCACTCCAATAAGTTGGCAGTTTCAAAGAAGAAAAGGACACTCTCTGGTTGTGTGGCATGCTTACTGGTATGTGCTTTGTGCTTTTTGTATAGGCATATCTATTGTTCTTCTACAATTATTTGTTTACCACAATTGTATTTTGTTTCCCCACAGTTGTACTATCTAGACCATCTACGGAGTCCTCACAGTATACCTTGCATTATCACCCCGAGGACTTCCGTCTACACCACGGAGATTATCAAAAAAATCATAAAGGCAGACAAGAGGAGTCACAGTGGTCACATTTATGGCCTCCTAGATGTAATAAACCCTAAGAGCTTCCATCTccaattttattttattttttacatTATCTGCATTTTGCAGCTTATCAAAACTGATCCTTTTCAGTTCAGGAGCATGGTGGGTACATGCTATTCAATGGGTAGTAGGCAACTTGTTCCGAACATCAGCATTGAACCGTTGCATTCCAATTTTTTTCAAGATTTAAGCCCACGAAAGAGGGAAATTGCCACATCATATTTCAACACAGTTGACACTTTGATGGGACAAATTTTGAAGGAGAGGAATCTGTTTATGATCTCCATGGGCGTGCAAGATGCCCAGAACAGCAGCAGAGCAGCTGAGCCTCAGGGCGGTGACTCAGGGATCCAAGATGATCCCCGGAACAAGCATTTTGAAGCTTATCATGAGGTTGCTGCTGATCAACAGATTAGAATTGTTGATGGTTCTCCtactgctcctcctcctgctcctgctgctgAAGATGGTAGCtctgttcctcctcctcctgctgctgatgGTTCTCTTACTgctcttgctgctgctgctgctgaagatggtggcggcggctcTCTTCCTCCTGCTGCTAGCCTGAAACATGCACGGAAAAGGACAGTGAGGAAAGAAACAAGTAAAATGACATTGAATGCTTCTAAAGGTGATAAAGATGAAGACAAAAATCCTGGTTTAAGGCGTTCAAAAAGGAGAATGAATCATCCCACACCTTCTAATTACTGATGATATTCTTTGCCACATGTTCTATAGAACGGCCTTGTTGCTGTAATATTAACATTTTAATTTTTAGACGTTGTTGTCATTGTTCTTAGAACAGTGCCACATGTTCTATAGAACGGCCTTCTTGTTGTAATATTAACATTTTAATTTTTAGATGATGTTGTCATTGTTCTTAGAACAGCGCCACATGTTCTATAGAACTGCCTTGTTGTTGTAATATTAACATTTTAATTTTTAGAGGTGCTATTCCTAGACTAACTGACTGCCACATGTTCTGGTCTAATGTGCTATACAGGATGTGCTATTCCTAGATACAGGAAGTGCTATTCCAAGATACAGGATGTGCTATTCCAAGGTACAGGATGTGCTATTCCTAGATACAGGATGTGTAtcgatgtaataataattgctAGATTTAGCTAGAAAGGACTGGTAATCGTAGACATCGTA is part of the Panicum hallii strain FIL2 chromosome 2, PHallii_v3.1, whole genome shotgun sequence genome and encodes:
- the LOC112883572 gene encoding uncharacterized protein LOC112883572 isoform X3 — protein: MAPPGMISRKRQAKSRLPASDLVHSQESHEEQGNKCSQKRCDINMRSSPKCVVDAIAALSLDQKNKIKELGFGELLKFSLDGFGDRYMLEFLMDHTDPENMEIRVGGGDKNLPINEHVVQCVLGVPTGKGRDTPDYPNMESELNNLRTELGVKTDKIKSSDLIAKINGGGTDYLTIRCFFILLCYKLLLPSSQNHVTEREVALTKSPKDIAEVNWAKAVVDNLRLAARKWHSNKLAVSKKKRTLSGCVACLLFRSMVGTCYSMGSRQLVPNISIEPLHSNFFQDLSPRKREIATSYFNTVDTLMGQILKERNLFMISMGVQDAQNSSRAAEPQGGDSGIQDDPRNKHFEAYHEVAADQQIRIVDGSPTAPPPAPAAEDGSSVPPPPAADGSLTALAAAAAEDGGGGSLPPAASLKHARKRTVRKETSKMTLNASKGDKDEDKNPGLRRSKRRMNHPTPSNY
- the LOC112883572 gene encoding uncharacterized protein LOC112883572 isoform X2; its protein translation is MAPPGMISRKRQAKSRLPASDLVHSQESHEEQGNKCSQKRCDINMRSSPKCVVDAIAALSLDQKNKIKELGFGELLKFSLDGFGDRYMLEFLMDHTDPENMEIRVGGGDKNLPINEHVVQCVLGVPTGKGRDTPDYPNMESELNNLRTELGVKTDKIKSSDLIAKINGGGTDYLTIRCFFILLCYKLLLPSSQNHVTEREVALTKSPKDIAEVNWAKAVVDNLRLAARKWHSNKLAVSKKKRTLSGCVACLLLYYLDHLRSPHSIPCIITPRTSVYTTEIIKKIIKADKRSHSGHIYGLLDFRSMVGTCYSMGSRQLVPNISIEPLHSNFFQDLSPRKREIATSYFNTVDTLMGQILKERNLFMISMGVQDAQNSSRAAEPQGGDSGIQDDPRNKHFEAYHEVAADQQIRIVDGSPTAPPPAPAAEDGSSVPPPPAADGSLTALAAAAAEDGGGGSLPPAASLKHARKRTVRKETSKMTLNASKGDKDEDKNPGLRRSKRRMNHPTPSNY
- the LOC112883572 gene encoding uncharacterized protein LOC112883572 isoform X1 translates to MAPPGMISRKRQAKSRLPASDLVHSQESHEEQGNKCSQKRCDINMRSSPKCVVDAIAALSLDQKNKIKELGFGELLKFSLDGFGDRYMLEFLMDHTDPENMEIRVGGGDKNLPINEHVVQCVLGVPTGKGRDTPDYPNMESELNNLRTELGVKTDKIKSSDLIAKINGGGTDYLTIRCFFILLCYKLLLPSSQNHVTEREVALTKSPKDIAEVNWAKAVVDNLRLAARKWHSNKLAVSKKKRTLSGCVACLLLYYLDHLRSPHSIPCIITPRTSVYTTEIIKKIIKADKRSHSGHIYGLLDVINPKSFHLQFYFIFYIICILQLIKTDPFQFRSMVGTCYSMGSRQLVPNISIEPLHSNFFQDLSPRKREIATSYFNTVDTLMGQILKERNLFMISMGVQDAQNSSRAAEPQGGDSGIQDDPRNKHFEAYHEVAADQQIRIVDGSPTAPPPAPAAEDGSSVPPPPAADGSLTALAAAAAEDGGGGSLPPAASLKHARKRTVRKETSKMTLNASKGDKDEDKNPGLRRSKRRMNHPTPSNY